Proteins from a genomic interval of Paenibacillus sp. FSL R5-0623:
- a CDS encoding LytTR family DNA-binding domain-containing protein, protein MKVIFEENTAIEKRVVKVITHPEERSKWDRIEKAIGQSETQLMVIHAKNNRNVQIQLSSVVAIESEDRMCCVRVITGERYLLNKRLKFVEEDLDDVHFVKINNQTIINTRYITAFSATDHARIKVDLSDSSSYFVSRFYIKNFRGKLS, encoded by the coding sequence GTGAAAGTCATTTTTGAAGAGAATACAGCAATTGAAAAAAGGGTGGTCAAAGTCATAACTCATCCTGAAGAGAGGTCGAAGTGGGATCGTATTGAAAAAGCGATCGGCCAATCGGAAACTCAACTAATGGTCATCCATGCCAAGAACAATCGCAACGTACAGATTCAACTGAGCTCGGTGGTCGCCATTGAGTCAGAGGATCGGATGTGTTGTGTACGTGTGATTACAGGCGAGAGATACCTGCTTAACAAACGTTTGAAATTTGTGGAAGAAGACCTGGATGACGTTCATTTTGTGAAAATTAATAATCAAACGATCATCAACACACGGTATATCACCGCATTCTCTGCAACAGACCATGCTCGGATTAAGGTAGACCTGAGCGATAGCTCCAGTTACTTTGTCAGCCGATTTTATATTAAAAACTTTAGGGGGAAATTATCATGA
- a CDS encoding adenylyl-sulfate kinase yields the protein MMTRRLILIEGLPGSGKSTIAEMVSEILKGRGKEVQLFQEGNLDHPADYEGVSFYYAGDFEALLKTHEEYREILESNATAHGDGFLIPYRKMREQWGIELPDQIAQDIFSRDIYEIPFAQNVKLITMKWQDFAQNVLSTNDDCITIFECCFIQNPLTMGLVKCNQSKEQNVQYVLELGRIIHALNPLLIYIDQKDISYTFDKAVSERPKEWSEGFIHYYTNQGLGQAQGYQGVKGTVQVLQERKNLESEIYELLQMDKVWLDNSDYDRKVCRHKLEKILQ from the coding sequence ATGATGACAAGGCGATTAATACTGATTGAAGGATTACCGGGTTCAGGCAAGTCAACAATTGCCGAAATGGTATCCGAAATTTTAAAGGGGCGAGGCAAGGAGGTACAACTATTTCAGGAAGGAAATCTGGATCACCCTGCTGATTACGAGGGCGTATCTTTTTATTATGCTGGAGACTTCGAGGCTTTGTTGAAAACGCATGAAGAATACAGAGAGATTCTGGAAAGCAATGCGACTGCCCATGGCGATGGTTTTCTGATTCCTTATCGTAAGATGAGAGAACAATGGGGAATAGAGCTTCCCGATCAAATTGCACAGGATATTTTCAGCCGGGATATTTACGAAATTCCTTTTGCGCAAAATGTGAAGCTGATCACCATGAAGTGGCAAGATTTCGCCCAAAACGTGTTGAGCACGAATGATGATTGCATCACGATATTTGAGTGTTGTTTTATCCAGAATCCACTGACCATGGGTCTCGTAAAATGCAATCAATCCAAAGAGCAGAACGTGCAGTATGTATTGGAACTGGGGCGTATCATTCATGCTCTGAATCCGCTTCTCATCTATATCGATCAGAAAGATATATCCTATACCTTTGATAAGGCGGTTAGTGAAAGACCCAAAGAATGGTCAGAGGGATTCATTCATTATTATACGAACCAGGGTTTGGGGCAGGCACAGGGTTATCAGGGTGTTAAGGGTACGGTACAGGTTCTGCAGGAAAGAAAGAATCTGGAGTCTGAAATCTATGAGTTACTTCAAATGGATAAGGTATGGCTGGATAATTCGGATTATGACCGCAAGGTTTGTAGGCACAAGCTAGAAAAGATTCTGCAGTAA
- a CDS encoding NUDIX hydrolase, which yields MITADNNNISYEQNHNKFNFRVAGIVMDAGRVLLHTTEQDAFWNLPGGRVKLNETTEAAIVREMMEELGVHVEAQRLAYVSEDFFEYDGLKYHEVGFYYVITLPQAHKLYSETEFKGLEDNGKLIFRWFSLDELERMEVYPVFLKKELTNLLDAKGIKHFIQK from the coding sequence ATGATCACTGCAGATAACAATAATATATCGTATGAACAAAATCACAACAAATTCAACTTCCGTGTGGCAGGTATTGTGATGGATGCGGGAAGAGTTCTTTTGCATACGACTGAACAGGATGCTTTCTGGAATCTGCCCGGAGGTCGGGTGAAATTAAACGAGACAACAGAAGCGGCTATTGTGCGAGAGATGATGGAGGAACTGGGGGTTCATGTAGAAGCGCAAAGGCTCGCATATGTTAGTGAAGATTTCTTTGAATATGATGGCCTGAAGTATCATGAAGTTGGCTTTTATTATGTCATCACATTGCCGCAAGCCCATAAGCTATATAGTGAAACTGAATTCAAAGGTTTAGAAGATAACGGTAAGTTAATTTTCAGATGGTTTTCCTTGGACGAACTGGAGCGGATGGAAGTCTATCCTGTGTTTTTGAAAAAGGAACTGACTAATCTCCTTGATGCAAAAGGCATCAAACACTTCATTCAGAAATAG
- a CDS encoding phosphoglycerate mutase family protein yields the protein MDITFIRHGHGEHLVDYPNQLNCLHPGLTELGKSQVIALRKQVFFAPEDVILVSPTKRTIETAQLLIPNKNLVFLSPLVGPRMFPQSPEFCTFRLRSDLLQGRTRPSVY from the coding sequence ATGGACATTACATTTATTCGTCATGGTCATGGCGAACACTTGGTAGATTACCCTAATCAATTAAATTGCCTGCACCCTGGCCTCACTGAATTGGGGAAAAGCCAGGTTATAGCGTTGCGTAAACAAGTGTTTTTTGCACCTGAAGACGTCATTTTGGTCAGTCCAACAAAACGTACTATTGAAACAGCACAACTTCTCATCCCTAACAAAAATCTTGTGTTCTTAAGCCCGCTGGTTGGCCCAAGAATGTTTCCTCAGAGTCCAGAGTTTTGTACCTTTCGTCTGCGATCAGACCTACTCCAAGGAAGAACTCGGCCATCAGTATACTGA
- a CDS encoding nucleoside deaminase, whose product MKLSDYEYLTLALEEAEQSLTEGTYPIGAIIVDVDGIVVSKGRNRVFSDCDPTAHAEVDAIRRAGKHLLDVDNKRFTKKKDLTLYTTCEPCPMCSCTILMSGIKKIVWAADDEEYGGLRRFKEGPHFIHMFDTLSCVAAPYLDLENRQRALLAKWNISRGLLNTEWEIPKQ is encoded by the coding sequence ATGAAGTTATCGGATTATGAGTATCTAACTTTGGCTCTGGAAGAAGCAGAACAATCACTTACTGAAGGAACGTATCCGATTGGTGCGATAATCGTGGATGTGGATGGGATTGTCGTGAGTAAAGGCAGGAACCGAGTCTTCTCGGATTGCGACCCCACCGCACATGCTGAGGTGGATGCCATTCGTCGGGCAGGAAAACATTTGCTGGATGTGGACAACAAGAGATTCACGAAGAAAAAAGACTTGACGCTCTATACCACCTGTGAACCATGTCCCATGTGTTCGTGCACCATACTAATGTCGGGGATTAAAAAGATTGTATGGGCAGCAGATGATGAAGAATATGGCGGGCTTCGACGTTTCAAGGAAGGACCTCATTTTATCCATATGTTTGACACGCTATCCTGTGTTGCAGCACCCTATCTTGATCTGGAAAACAGACAGAGGGCTTTGCTCGCCAAATGGAATATTAGTAGAGGTTTGCTTAATACAGAATGGGAGATTCCTAAACAATGA
- a CDS encoding GNAT family protein — MEFVGERVRVTSVTEQDLDFICQLECDTNIWSFEETVETDEEKVREKYRSHFAVADDKPYAYDFVIRRMDDQEDTPIGIVQMWSYVDYRKSWELGFAVLSEYAGNGYGSEATRLLLQFAFQELQAHKVVGMCNSQNVRSAALMQHVGMIREAVFQEELWWNNQWTDQYFFSILDREFKPV, encoded by the coding sequence ATGGAATTCGTGGGAGAGAGGGTAAGAGTAACATCAGTCACAGAGCAGGACCTCGACTTCATATGTCAACTTGAATGTGACACAAACATATGGAGCTTTGAAGAAACTGTAGAAACGGATGAGGAAAAGGTCCGTGAGAAATATCGCAGTCATTTTGCTGTCGCAGATGATAAACCGTATGCCTATGATTTCGTTATACGCCGCATGGATGATCAGGAAGATACACCCATTGGTATCGTTCAAATGTGGAGTTATGTGGATTACCGAAAAAGCTGGGAACTTGGATTCGCCGTACTTTCGGAATATGCAGGCAACGGATATGGGAGCGAGGCTACCCGTCTTTTGTTACAATTTGCATTTCAAGAGTTACAAGCTCATAAGGTCGTCGGCATGTGCAATTCACAAAATGTTCGCTCAGCTGCACTGATGCAGCATGTAGGTATGATACGGGAGGCCGTCTTCCAGGAAGAATTGTGGTGGAACAATCAGTGGACAGACCAGTATTTTTTCTCGATTTTGGATAGAGAGTTTAAGCCAGTCTAA
- a CDS encoding Type 1 glutamine amidotransferase-like domain-containing protein translates to MTTLVLLSDLVFESNDKLDQKILRLFNREQPSIGYIPSCSDPERKYFEHTRRYYNQLGIDNIQYYDLDLEYEESTFDSIFECDAIHLSGGNTFYFLSLLQKRNVLGLLRSYVKSGGILIGVSAGSILTTPTIEIAGYGEDADENEVGLDDMKALGLVDFEFAPHWDGSENTLNSLREYTRVNRTAVYACQDGGGLVKNGESVELYGNVRLVDYKERGSVS, encoded by the coding sequence ATGACTACGTTGGTTCTGCTAAGTGATTTGGTATTCGAATCTAACGATAAATTGGATCAGAAAATATTACGCTTATTCAACCGTGAACAGCCTTCCATCGGATATATTCCTTCGTGTTCCGATCCGGAGCGGAAATATTTTGAACACACCAGACGTTATTATAATCAACTAGGAATAGATAACATTCAATATTATGATCTTGATCTGGAGTATGAGGAGAGCACATTTGACTCTATTTTCGAATGTGATGCGATTCATCTATCCGGAGGAAATACGTTTTATTTTCTAAGTTTATTACAGAAGAGAAATGTGCTTGGTTTGTTGCGTTCCTATGTGAAGAGTGGTGGCATTCTGATTGGGGTCAGCGCAGGCAGTATTCTGACTACACCTACGATCGAGATAGCTGGGTATGGAGAAGATGCAGATGAGAACGAAGTGGGTTTGGATGATATGAAGGCGCTGGGGCTCGTTGATTTTGAGTTTGCACCGCACTGGGATGGTTCGGAAAATACCCTGAATTCATTAAGAGAGTATACCCGTGTTAATCGTACGGCGGTTTATGCGTGCCAAGATGGTGGCGGGCTTGTAAAGAATGGTGAAAGCGTAGAATTATATGGAAATGTGCGTCTCGTAGATTACAAAGAAAGGGGGTCTGTTTCATGA
- a CDS encoding PhzF family phenazine biosynthesis protein yields the protein MSNITVYHYDAFSTVPGQGNPAGVVFDADHFSEKEMQQIAYKVGFNETVFVLNSEIADVRLRYFTPGHEINLCGHATMASLYGLKTRGMLSDKELITIETNVGTLPIRFECNTDTIYMEMKQDQPQFIPFQGDIEKLVSAINLTLDEVDLSTPIVYGSTGTWTVLIPIRELNSFMKMKPDSSLFPGILIENPKASLHPFCFETRDSDAMMHARHFSSPYSGTTEDPVTGTASGVMGAYYLTYVKPEIDEVQFLVEQGHEIGRDGKVQVSVIRDGEDMDVRIKGTAVFVRELNVELDT from the coding sequence ATGAGTAATATTACGGTCTATCATTATGATGCTTTCTCTACAGTTCCTGGTCAAGGTAACCCGGCAGGAGTGGTTTTTGATGCGGATCATTTCAGTGAGAAGGAGATGCAGCAGATCGCTTATAAGGTTGGTTTTAATGAGACAGTATTTGTGTTGAACTCTGAAATAGCTGACGTCAGATTACGTTATTTTACACCGGGCCATGAGATTAATCTGTGTGGTCATGCCACAATGGCATCACTGTATGGTTTGAAGACGCGTGGGATGTTAAGTGACAAAGAGTTAATCACGATTGAAACCAATGTAGGTACATTACCCATACGATTTGAGTGCAATACCGACACCATTTACATGGAAATGAAACAGGATCAGCCGCAGTTTATACCGTTCCAGGGGGATATCGAGAAGCTGGTAAGCGCCATTAATCTAACTCTAGATGAGGTTGACCTTTCTACGCCAATCGTTTATGGAAGTACAGGGACCTGGACGGTATTAATCCCGATTCGTGAACTGAACTCTTTTATGAAAATGAAACCGGATTCTTCCCTGTTCCCAGGAATTTTAATTGAGAATCCCAAAGCTTCCCTGCATCCCTTTTGTTTCGAAACCCGTGATTCCGATGCGATGATGCATGCCAGACATTTTTCATCACCTTACTCTGGTACGACGGAAGATCCAGTGACTGGAACAGCCTCCGGGGTAATGGGTGCTTATTATTTAACCTATGTGAAACCGGAGATTGATGAGGTACAGTTTTTGGTAGAGCAAGGACATGAGATTGGAAGAGATGGAAAGGTTCAAGTGAGTGTGATTCGAGATGGTGAGGATATGGATGTCAGAATAAAGGGGACAGCTGTTTTTGTGCGTGAACTGAACGTTGAATTGGACACCTGA
- a CDS encoding DUF4111 domain-containing protein: MHITKGFELSIVLESTIVSMAYPTPFEFHYSAYHREKYRTDEQYLCGGYEDPDLVAHMAVIYDRGIVLDGKPIKDLFQPENREYMITSITSDVSSAMEEIADNPVYYVLSLSRVLLYVKDSVIHSKREAGEWALTNLPTKYKEVISQSLAKYNGDLENVNLSEALLLEYAEYMLNQIQLKGD, translated from the coding sequence ATGCACATTACGAAAGGTTTTGAACTCAGTATTGTACTGGAATCTACGATTGTAAGTATGGCATACCCTACTCCTTTCGAATTTCATTATTCTGCCTATCACCGGGAGAAATATCGAACGGATGAGCAATATCTCTGTGGTGGATATGAAGATCCGGATCTGGTAGCACATATGGCGGTCATCTATGATCGAGGTATTGTGCTGGATGGTAAACCCATTAAGGATCTGTTCCAACCGGAAAATCGTGAATATATGATTACCTCAATTACATCGGACGTGAGTTCAGCTATGGAAGAAATTGCGGACAACCCAGTCTACTATGTATTGAGTCTATCCCGGGTTCTTTTGTACGTGAAAGATTCAGTCATTCATTCCAAGCGAGAAGCAGGAGAATGGGCACTTACAAACCTTCCCACTAAATACAAGGAAGTCATCTCACAAAGTCTTGCAAAGTACAATGGTGATTTGGAGAATGTGAATTTGAGTGAAGCTTTACTTCTGGAGTATGCGGAATATATGTTGAATCAGATCCAATTGAAGGGAGATTAA
- a CDS encoding GNAT family N-acetyltransferase, with the protein MQIFDIRQKPDVLQEAVQYFWKQWGSESSFHFYRDCIERSVETDSDVPRFYVMLDGDRIIGGYALLRSDLNSRQDLFPWFACLHVDPEYRGRNLGGQLQNHALNEVKTKGYDKLYLCTDLTDYYEKNNWAYIGKGYLLDDEETRIYEYKI; encoded by the coding sequence TTGCAAATTTTTGATATTCGGCAGAAGCCGGACGTGCTGCAAGAAGCAGTGCAGTATTTCTGGAAACAATGGGGTTCGGAATCAAGCTTCCACTTCTATCGGGATTGTATAGAGCGTTCTGTGGAGACAGATAGTGATGTACCAAGGTTTTATGTGATGCTGGACGGAGACCGAATTATCGGTGGGTACGCTTTGTTACGAAGTGATCTGAATAGCAGGCAGGATCTCTTTCCCTGGTTTGCGTGTCTTCATGTTGATCCAGAATATCGGGGCCGAAACCTGGGTGGACAACTCCAGAACCATGCATTGAATGAGGTGAAAACAAAAGGGTATGACAAGCTGTATTTATGTACTGATCTGACCGATTATTATGAAAAAAATAACTGGGCCTATATCGGTAAAGGATATCTACTTGATGATGAAGAGACGAGAATCTATGAATATAAGATTTGA
- a CDS encoding zinc dependent phospholipase C family protein, which translates to MPLPMVHLNIANRIADSLQMQADRGSFYLGNIAPDSIHMREGTTRDDKEYTHFNPKDDGDHVGELKDLYSFYMQQLTDEGWKWFVRGYFMHVLTDYYWFRSVHPEFVERVNKVDQHTGSSRSKDELARLYYQETDQIDFNLYQGSSWSEEVWQVLNSSPGYDMTDRLTADEIVRWRDHTFSFLNGEEPGITPEYITGERVQVFVEETVERLISLLSSWDPELRNLI; encoded by the coding sequence ATGCCGTTACCTATGGTTCATCTCAATATTGCTAATCGAATTGCAGACTCGCTACAAATGCAGGCTGATCGAGGTTCATTCTATCTGGGGAATATCGCCCCGGATTCCATACATATGCGCGAAGGTACAACTAGAGATGATAAGGAATACACCCATTTTAACCCGAAAGATGATGGAGATCACGTTGGTGAACTGAAGGATCTTTACTCATTCTATATGCAACAACTTACCGATGAAGGCTGGAAGTGGTTTGTGCGAGGATACTTTATGCATGTGCTGACAGACTATTACTGGTTCCGGAGTGTACATCCTGAATTCGTCGAACGGGTCAACAAGGTAGATCAACATACAGGCAGTAGCAGATCGAAGGATGAACTAGCGCGTTTATATTACCAGGAGACGGACCAGATCGATTTCAATCTTTATCAAGGTTCAAGTTGGAGCGAAGAGGTATGGCAGGTGCTCAACAGTTCACCGGGTTATGACATGACGGATCGTTTAACTGCTGATGAGATTGTACGCTGGCGGGACCACACGTTTTCTTTTCTTAATGGGGAAGAACCGGGAATTACTCCTGAGTACATTACGGGCGAGAGAGTTCAGGTATTTGTCGAAGAGACCGTAGAGCGACTGATCTCTCTGTTGTCTTCATGGGACCCGGAGTTACGTAACTTGATATGA
- a CDS encoding GNAT family N-acetyltransferase translates to MDDKITIEPLTRSDADGVYQVFKTTIPAAFDQEGIGSLLDDIQDEITQKKAMIHKALQAKDNIKASVFFLVAKMGDVIVGTISYGPCGKEIRECTQGRLNDIGELGSLYVLPEVQGQGVGSALILALVTELQRLGIQQFCLDSGYQIAQKKWQRKFGEPYVVANNYWGEGTDHMVWLCEVQDFIVK, encoded by the coding sequence GTGGATGACAAAATTACCATTGAACCTTTGACGCGATCGGATGCAGATGGAGTGTATCAGGTGTTCAAGACAACCATTCCCGCAGCATTTGATCAGGAGGGAATAGGCTCGCTTCTGGATGATATTCAGGATGAAATAACACAGAAAAAAGCGATGATTCACAAGGCATTGCAAGCAAAGGACAACATCAAAGCAAGTGTATTTTTCCTCGTTGCCAAAATGGGGGATGTTATTGTAGGCACAATCTCGTATGGACCGTGTGGTAAGGAGATTCGAGAATGTACACAGGGCCGGCTGAACGATATCGGAGAACTGGGTAGCCTGTATGTGTTGCCCGAGGTTCAAGGACAAGGGGTTGGTTCGGCGCTCATTCTTGCACTGGTTACTGAACTGCAACGACTGGGGATTCAGCAATTCTGTCTGGATAGCGGTTACCAGATCGCACAGAAGAAGTGGCAACGCAAATTCGGTGAACCCTATGTCGTGGCGAACAACTATTGGGGCGAAGGAACAGATCATATGGTTTGGCTGTGTGAAGTACAGGATTTTATAGTAAAATGA
- a CDS encoding PH domain-containing protein — MSIQWNIPEQRLSPHAVNLWRISAIIWNVIGFLILAVLLILDSIYGWKTWIGWILWGITAISVLYAVWDIFIQPTWLYKHWYYDVNEEFLQLKRGALTKVHQIIPMAKVQSVTTNQGPLMRKYGLYSVSVGTMGSSHEIPALPEEVALALRHQIASYARINEVDE; from the coding sequence ATGTCTATCCAGTGGAATATACCCGAGCAAAGGCTTTCCCCTCATGCGGTGAACTTATGGAGAATCAGCGCCATCATATGGAATGTAATAGGTTTCCTGATCCTTGCCGTACTGTTAATACTCGACTCCATCTATGGATGGAAGACGTGGATTGGTTGGATCTTGTGGGGCATTACAGCCATATCTGTGCTCTACGCGGTGTGGGATATTTTCATCCAGCCGACATGGTTATACAAGCATTGGTACTATGATGTGAATGAGGAGTTCCTGCAACTGAAGCGTGGGGCGCTAACCAAGGTACATCAGATCATCCCCATGGCGAAAGTGCAATCGGTTACAACAAATCAGGGACCTTTGATGCGAAAATATGGACTCTATTCCGTATCGGTTGGCACGATGGGGTCATCGCATGAAATCCCGGCATTGCCAGAGGAAGTCGCGCTTGCACTCCGTCATCAGATTGCATCCTATGCACGGATTAATGAGGTGGATGAATGA
- a CDS encoding PH domain-containing protein, translated as MIDMKRHHPLTMLWSLWKLVKNSFAIILFLFVFRQGSESQWLFYGRIAFYVSVSISILSIILKWFTSRYTADDKAFHIYSGVFNRTRRTIPYTKVQNVNRHTMLFHRLFSVTSIRFETGIKGEDATFQLHVVSLSEAEQLEKIVAGHMAEEAVTAGATEEHDTLDAVQAMDEGEAQSEPFITDEVMSLPAKEKQERVVHYHSTRKDIFKASFTSLSFLVLIPVLATLYSWVKDFFPDEEVTESLLLTWLDSWWIAGLMILVLLIISIALGIVRTFVKYGNFQITSDAKRIYISKGMMEQTSFSILKERVQAVKITQSPMKRLLGLAEVELTTAGSLGESEQEVNSLYPFLPVKQAYTLIEEILPSYRVTQEMEKLPRISLWLRLLKPSWGWIMITGLLWYFKPLVFGQKHAWWMISAILLVWIATCRVMDFFHTRYILHQNFIQLRTGALTSTLFISKREKVIEVQITRNVLQRWFGVASIHTVNRAKPVLHHRAHDISLDTAKSFQSWYMGRTQDVQTR; from the coding sequence ATGATCGATATGAAGCGACATCATCCATTAACCATGCTGTGGAGCTTGTGGAAACTGGTGAAGAATTCGTTCGCCATTATCCTGTTTTTGTTTGTATTCCGTCAGGGCTCAGAGTCCCAATGGCTTTTCTATGGAAGAATCGCTTTTTATGTAAGTGTCTCCATTAGCATCCTGTCCATTATCCTGAAGTGGTTTACTTCTCGTTATACAGCAGACGATAAGGCGTTTCACATCTACAGTGGTGTGTTCAACCGTACTCGAAGAACGATACCGTATACCAAGGTCCAGAACGTGAACCGACATACGATGTTGTTTCATCGATTGTTCAGCGTGACGTCGATCCGATTCGAGACCGGGATTAAGGGAGAAGATGCTACCTTCCAGTTACACGTTGTTTCACTTTCCGAAGCGGAACAGCTGGAGAAAATTGTAGCAGGTCATATGGCTGAAGAAGCAGTAACAGCAGGTGCAACAGAGGAACATGATACGTTGGATGCAGTTCAGGCTATGGATGAGGGAGAGGCGCAATCCGAACCTTTTATAACTGATGAAGTCATGTCTCTGCCTGCAAAAGAAAAACAGGAACGGGTTGTTCATTATCATTCCACCCGCAAGGACATATTCAAAGCATCCTTTACCTCGCTTAGTTTTCTCGTACTGATTCCGGTCCTGGCTACGCTCTATTCCTGGGTGAAGGACTTCTTCCCTGATGAAGAAGTAACGGAAAGTTTGTTATTAACCTGGCTTGATTCATGGTGGATTGCCGGTTTGATGATTTTAGTTTTATTAATTATATCTATTGCTCTGGGTATTGTCAGAACCTTCGTAAAGTATGGCAATTTCCAGATCACCTCGGATGCCAAGCGGATCTATATCTCGAAGGGCATGATGGAGCAAACGTCATTTTCAATCTTGAAAGAGCGAGTCCAGGCCGTCAAAATTACACAGTCACCGATGAAAAGGCTGCTTGGACTAGCGGAAGTAGAACTGACCACTGCAGGTAGTCTGGGAGAATCTGAGCAGGAGGTGAACTCGCTCTATCCCTTCTTGCCTGTGAAGCAAGCCTATACCCTGATTGAGGAGATCCTGCCATCCTATCGGGTTACGCAGGAGATGGAAAAACTTCCACGAATATCACTATGGCTGCGCCTGCTCAAACCAAGTTGGGGGTGGATCATGATCACGGGTTTATTGTGGTACTTCAAACCATTGGTGTTTGGACAGAAACATGCCTGGTGGATGATTTCCGCGATTCTGCTCGTGTGGATTGCAACATGCAGAGTGATGGACTTTTTCCATACCCGATACATTCTGCATCAGAATTTCATTCAACTTCGAACCGGTGCGCTTACTTCAACACTCTTCATCTCCAAACGTGAGAAAGTCATCGAAGTACAGATCACCCGTAATGTGTTACAGCGTTGGTTTGGTGTGGCTTCCATTCATACCGTAAACCGTGCCAAACCTGTTCTGCATCATCGGGCACATGACATTTCCCTGGATACGGCGAAATCATTTCAATCATGGTACATGGGACGTACCCAAGATGTTCAGACCCGTTAA
- a CDS encoding Cof-type HAD-IIB family hydrolase, translating to MIKAVFFDVDGTLLSEIDRSLSPSTAESIRELIRKGVQVVLVTGRPYNLCEEFRNLGIDTIISANGALIKAGDEVIHKSVLSAQMVRAFSEFAELHGHSISYFTESFETNGLCTGDGRVTEALRDTLGLMDSPQKISTLEQDVYCICLYADEAEMEKFQARFPSLRFVRFHPYVVNVLEASEVSKSISAEKVLDYLKISREDIMAFGDGENDLDLLVYAGIGIAMGNGGERIKQSADYVTLRASEDGVTYALNQFKIL from the coding sequence TTGATTAAAGCTGTGTTCTTTGATGTGGACGGTACATTGCTGAGCGAAATAGATCGGAGTTTATCACCGAGTACAGCTGAGTCAATCCGGGAGTTGATTCGTAAAGGCGTTCAAGTCGTACTCGTCACAGGCAGGCCCTATAATTTATGCGAAGAATTCAGAAATCTTGGAATCGATACGATTATTTCGGCTAACGGAGCATTGATCAAAGCAGGTGATGAAGTGATACATAAGTCTGTACTTTCAGCACAGATGGTTAGAGCATTCAGTGAGTTTGCCGAGTTGCACGGGCACAGTATTTCATATTTTACAGAGTCATTTGAGACGAACGGGTTGTGTACTGGAGATGGTCGTGTTACTGAGGCGTTAAGAGATACGCTTGGACTCATGGATTCGCCGCAGAAAATCAGCACGTTGGAACAGGACGTATATTGCATTTGCTTATATGCGGATGAAGCGGAGATGGAGAAATTCCAAGCCAGATTCCCTTCTTTACGATTCGTGAGGTTCCATCCGTATGTAGTGAATGTGCTGGAAGCGAGCGAAGTCAGCAAATCTATATCCGCAGAGAAAGTTCTCGACTACCTGAAGATATCCAGAGAGGATATAATGGCCTTTGGCGATGGGGAGAATGACTTGGATCTGCTAGTGTATGCGGGAATCGGAATTGCGATGGGAAATGGTGGAGAACGAATTAAACAAAGTGCCGATTATGTCACCCTGCGGGCAAGTGAAGATGGGGTCACCTATGCATTGAATCAATTTAAGATCTTATGA
- a CDS encoding YHYH domain-containing protein has product MKKVVIAILSLVVFVGVSSSAYAHPGRLDKNGGHNCSAKSKQKGLCTGYHYHKKKR; this is encoded by the coding sequence ATGAAAAAGGTTGTTATCGCAATCCTGTCTCTGGTCGTATTTGTTGGTGTATCCTCTTCCGCTTACGCTCATCCAGGCAGACTGGATAAGAACGGTGGACATAACTGTTCAGCTAAATCCAAACAAAAGGGTCTGTGCACGGGTTATCACTATCACAAAAAGAAAAGATGA